The following DNA comes from Bos indicus isolate NIAB-ARS_2022 breed Sahiwal x Tharparkar chromosome 3, NIAB-ARS_B.indTharparkar_mat_pri_1.0, whole genome shotgun sequence.
TAGTCACTTTTCCCCTTTTCATTGTGTTCCGTTTCTAGACTAAGGCATGAGACCAGAGGAGAGTACAGAGCTGGACTAGAGGATAAATATAActtgtagatgtttttctaaatcCATAACTGAACACTAAGGTTATATAACTTCACCAACCCCAAACACCCGTCTTTCCCGGAACCTCTTGGTATTCAGGCTCTGTCTTAATTCCCCCTCTTTGTGTGATGCGATGACATGCcaagataataaaaaaaagttataaaaaaagatTCTCGTTTCTATCTTGCTGGccttctccttttctccctcattTAGCTGCTTCAAGCGAAACCAGCTGCCCTGGTGTGAGCTGCCAATGGAGGGGCCCACATGGCAAGGACAGAGGGAGGCCTTTagccagctgctgctgccgccgctaagtcgcttcagtcgtgtccgactctgtgtgaccccatagatagcaagcccaccaggctcccccattcctgggattctccaggcaagagcactggagtgggttgccatttccttctccaatgcatgaaaatgaaaagtgaaagtgaactcgctcagttgtgtctgacttgcagcgaccccatggagtgcagcccaccaggctcctctgtccatggggttttccaggcaagagtactggagtaggtgccattgccttctccacttcagCCAGGAGCCAGCAAGAAACTGAGGCCTGCCATCTAACAACAAAGGACTGAATCCTACCAACAACTGTGTGAGTGACCTTAGAAGGGGATCCGTTCCCAGTAGATCCCTGAGATGACTGCAGCCTGTGGAATAATCCATTTCCCCTACACAGCTGAACATGCCTGTCTCCCACCACGGGTTCTTCATGCTCCCTTCAACAACAGCTATCTTCCCAACACATCCTGTCTCTGTGCCCATGTACATTCTAGGTCCTCTGTATAAaaccctccccttccttctctctctcctgccttctcaTTGTCTGCAAGCTTCCATTTATCCTTCAAGTTTCAACTCCGATATAAAGCCTTCACTTGATGTAGGCCTGAGTTCCTTCTTCTAGTTTCCTTTGCCCCTTGCATAGTTCTCTACATAGCACTAATGacactgaattaaaattttttttgtatttgcttaTCTGTTAATTAACCAGGCAGAAATTTTCCTAAAAGGTAGGGACAATGTCTATTAATATTTGGTATCTTAACACTTATTACAGTGCCCCCAGGGCTTGACTGACTCACTCAATGCATGCATACTTATGTAATGTATAAATCTAATACACAAATGCATAAAGAGAGGGAATTTTAGCATCTGGCAGGCAAAGTGGATGTATATCTTATCTTGTTATACATACTCTCATTTGTACTCAAATTACTATGATAATGCTGTGAAAGGCTAACTTTTAgtacaaattttaatttaataattttcttctgaCTTACAGATaactttcttttcctatttaatatTACTAAATCATTGAAATACTAGGAAGATTACTCTTCTAAAGCTTAGTTGATGTGCTTTTGATTAAAAACACttaatttaaaagatgtttgttaaTATGTCTTTTTATTTACCAAGCTCTATCTAGGCAGGTGGAAAACATGTCCTATAGATTGAGAAGCATCAataattatttccaaaatatctGGGAAACCATTGTCAGTCAAATATAAGTGTGCATGAAAgagtaaaatgtaaaacttaagGTAGTCAACAAAACGTTTGTATTACTGCTTTTTAAAGTCTTGGAATATCTGATTAAAGTGAGCGTAGATAATAAGTGTGGTAGAAAggacatcttcagttcagttcagtcgctcagtcgtgtccgactgtttgccaccccatgagttgcagcacgccaggcctccctgtccatcaccaactcccagagttcactcacactcacgtccatagagtcggtgatgccatccagccatctcatcctctgtcgtccctttctcctcctgcccccaatccctcccagcatcagagtcttttccaatgagtcaactcttcgcatgaggtggccaaaatattggagtttcagctttagcatcattccttccaaagaacacccaggactgatctcctttagaatggactggttggatctccttgcagtccaagggactctcaacagtcttttccagcaccgcagttcaaaagcatcaattcttcggcactcagctttcttcacagtccaactctcacatccatacatgaccacaggaaaaaccacagccttgactagacggacctttgttggcaaagtaatgtctctgcttttcaatatgctatctatgttggtcataactttccttccaaggagtaagtgtcttttaatgtcatggctgcaatcaccatctgcagtgattttggagcccagaaaaataaagtctgacactgtttccccatctatttgccatgaagtaaggggaccagatgccatgatcttcattttctgaatgttgagcttttaagccaacttttcactctcctctttcactttcatcaagaggctttttagttcttcttcactttctgccataagggtggtgtcatctgcatatctgaggttattgatatttctcccagcaatcttgattccagcttgtgcttcttccagtccagtgtttctcatgatgtactctgcatagaagttaaataagcagggtgacaatatacagccgtgacatactccttttcctatttggaacccgtctgttgttccatgtccagttctaactgttgcttcctgacctgcatataggtttctcaggaggcaggtcaggtggtctggtattcccctctctttgagaattgtccacagttgattgtgatccacacagtcaaaggctttggcatagtcaataaagcagaaatagatgtttttctggaactctcttgctttttcagtgatccagcagatgttggaaatttgatctctggttcctctacctttcctaaaaccagcttgaacatctggaagttcacggttcacgtattgctgaagcctggcttggagaattttgagcattactttactagcgtgtgagatgagtgcaattgtgtggtagtttgagcattctttggcattgcctttctttgggattggaatgaaaactgaccttttccagtcctgtggcttaCTAATGAAAAATCACATGCATGGACATTTTCCTGCTGAAAGTAGAGATGGGCAATGAAATTTCTTAGTACCTGCTTGAGGAATTCCCATttagtaaaattattatttttttcagaaggcATTAAAAGAAAACACCCAAAAACAGAAGCCAGTGGAAAGCATTAaatctcaaaaaagaaattaaatgaagcAAACTACAGATTTGCAGAAGAGAAAGTAGGAACAGAAAGAATGGAACAAAAGTAACAATCACTAAGATGACAATTAGGAATTACTGAGCATTTGTGATGTCTCAAGTACTATGCTGCGTATTTTCAatgtattgtctcatttaatttccACAAAAACCCAGTGAGGTAGGAGCTATTATTCCCCCCTTTTAATGAGGAAGAACTCATCCTATCAAGGTCATAAACAGGTGGCTTACTCCAAAGCTAGCTCTTTTCACCACTTCACTAAGCAACCTAACATTTGAAATATGCATACTGCAAAGAAGAAAGTTCCTAAGCAATTGCAGATGGCCTGAGAACCTTCTACAGTTGGTATAGCTGTCCTGACACAATTCATTTGTCAACAGCATATCATGCGTGCCTGCTGGATGCCTGGCATTGTTCTCAGTGCTGGGATACTGCTCTTGAACTAGATGAAACTGGGACTGATAGTGACCCAGACAGATAGAGAAGGGTGACACCATGTAAAAGATGTTACACCTTTCaccaggatggaacccagatgAAAGGAGATTACTATTTCCCATTGGACCTATGGGAGGTGGGTATCAGTTCAGGCTGTTCAGAGATGGACAGAAAGTCCAGATGAGAAGCACTGGGATCCAGACACTCCTAACTAAGGGCTTTTCCTAATCCTCCAATGTGGAGAGTTTGATAATTAAGAGCTGAAGTACCTGTTGCTATTCAGTTGTCCTCATTTGCTAATTGTTGATTTATAAGGCTTTATCTGCAAAGCATTCCATCAAATATTGCTCATCAACTCGGTCATTCAagacatatttattgagtgcctacacGGCCTTGAGGATATGGAAATGGACAAGATAGACAACATTCCTGCAGCTTTTATTCTAACGAGGGAGACAATGAACAAATAACCAGCTATTATTAAATAAACATGCTAGTTGCAGAGGGTTACAAATGCCTCGCTAAATAAATATGTTGTTGCAGAGTGTTATGATTGCTATTGTTGGGAGGGGACaatttcccctttcctctcttgGTTCTTTTAACTAGttgaataattaaaatgatataagCCAGGAGACATAAGGagcttcccaaatggctcagtggtaaagaatccatctattaatgcaggagacacagaagatgcaggtacaatacctggtcaggaagatcccttggaagagggaatggcaacccactccagtattcttgcctgggagatcccatgcacagtagagcctggtgggctatagtccatggggctgcaaagagttggagggactgagtacacaaacacacacacacacacacacacatgacaggAGAAAACTTTAAGTATTACTGGGAATCCACATAGCATGAAAGATTCCAAAAGCTGTCAGGCTAACTGAGATCTATGtcatcttgggctccaaaatcactgcagatggtgactgcagccatgaaattaaaagacacttgctccttggaagaaaagctatggctaacctagacagcatattaaaaagcagagatattactttgctgacaaaggtccatttagtcaaagctattgtttttccaatagtcatgtatggatgtgagagttggactataaagaaagctgagcgctgtagaatcaatgcttttgaactgtggtgttggagaagactcttgagagtcccttggactgcaaggaggtcaaaccagtccatcctaaaggagatcagtcgtgaatatttattggaaggactgatgctgaagctgaagctccaaaactttgggtacctgatacaaagagctgactcgttggaaaagaccctgatgctgggaaagattgaaggcaggaggtgaaggggatgacagaggatgagatggctggatggtatcaccgactcgatggacatgagtttgagcaagctccaggagttggtgatgaacagggaagcctggtgttttgcagtccatggggtcgcaaagagtcagacatgactgagcgactgaactgcactgatgtCATCCCAAACTAAAAAGAAAGGGGTAGGAGTCTGGGActtcaaaggaaaataatacaattcacaggaaaaggaaaaaaaaaatcaaacatttggtaaacaaatgttttctgGGCCATAAACAACAGGACACAGACAGGAATTTAACAAACAGACTTTGTTGGATTCTGtgaaaggaaagtaaaaatggAGTCGGTATTGCCAAGAGAGCGCTCTAAAATGGAACCAGGAAGGTATTAAGGAAGTGTGACTTATGCACACTTATGTAACTTATGTCTCAGCCTGTTTCAGCCAGGAAGGACTCTGACCTTTTGACCTGATGAAGTCATCCAAACACCTGCCAGAAACTCAAGATACTAATTGGACCCTTCCCCTAAAATAACTTGTGACAGTATCTGTTTGTTGCACATTTACCCTAAAATGACTGATTCCTTAGggacaaatattttctgactctAAAGTCATCATAATTCTCACTAGGCCACTATGAGGTTGTTACCTCATAGCCTTTTTTTGGCTTTAACAATCCCTGACTCTTTTCCTTAGAACACTCTTTCAGGGTAAcctaaatctgtgtctcctgaattgcaattcTTAAAACTCCAAATAAAGTCTTTCCTTATTTGCAGCTTCCTGTATTACTTTCTGGCTGACAGCACTTCTCTGTCTACAACAACTGGTTCACCATACACTACAATTATCTATGTTGATAGCTCCTTCCTGGAACAAGTCTTCTAATTCTTGTAGGCAGTGAGGGGGAAGCtcaaagtttcttcctgagtcttttggggCTTGACTGTTTCCAGCTCAAAATAATTCATAAGATTAGTCCATATACTTATGGATTCTTATGGATATGCTTATTCTCTGCAGCTGTCACCACTGCAGAGAATAGAATAATAGGACAGAAATAAGACATCCTCCAGAATATTCAGAGAGCTCTTAACCAATTTTCTCTCAAAAAAGGATAACAGCTTCATCTTCTCAACAAAGGCTCTAATTACTAATTATGTTTATCACTGCAAATCAGTCTTGGCATTGTAATTCCTTTGAATTATCTCACGTTGTTCTATAGATATGAAGttaaaaggcattaaaaaaaatcttagatcGAATGATGTAATCATATCAGAGCTTCTTGAATGGACCAAAGAAGTACCAACATTgtttattaggggaaaaaatgcctcatgaataaaatgatattcttcaaaaaaaaagaaaaaaaattcacatgccAAAGTGGCACATTTTGGGGTGACTTGTTCTGAACTACTACACTATAGAAATAAACAGGGTTGTCCAGTAGAGAGTAACCCAGGGAAGCATCTTAGGAAGAGTGGTCAAGGAGACACATTTAAGAAGTGACATTTGAATGGAGATCTAGATGTGAGTAGGTAGCAATTCTGGTGACCCAGggaggagaattttgagcagagcAGCCAgtgcagagacagacacagaggggAGGTGTTTCAGACTAGAGGGTTTCTTGACCATATTATCATGCTCAGGTGCATGAAACCAAGTTCTAGGTATCTGTTTTGTAATGGGGGCAGTAATAGGGTTTACTGTTATTCCATCTACAACAATAATGGTAtagcaataaacaaaaaaaaaacttgtgacCTTCTTGcaaaaaaattattcatattcTGAAAGTTACAAAAGGCCTCTGTTTCACATGTTagcagaaaaacagaatttagaGCCAGAAGATGTATCAGATATCATCTAATCCAACTCttccttttagaaatgaaaacaggtCCAAAAAGATAAAAGTTTCAGGGTCACATGACTTgacagcagcagagctgagattAGAACTCCAAATTTGAGACCCACGTGTTTTCCTTAAGAGTAACAGATGAAATATTTGTAATTGGAAGGCACTCAATCGACTTGCATTAAATATTTGTCTTGAAAACGATAAACCTGATCTTCCTCCTCTTAAATTCCTCCCATTTCGTTTTCTATTTAGCTTGAAGTTCTCCCAAATTCGGCTATTAAAAAACTTGACTAAACTGTTCACCCCTTGATTTGAACGTGCAAGCAGACTGTGAAACACCTTTTGGCCACCAGAGGGAACTGAAGGCTGCTGCTCGGAGTAAATCTCGTTTCTGCACCCAAGTTCTGAGTAGCCTAAAATCTCTGCGGCTGAATATGGGGAGGCAGAGTTGGAAGCAGGAAGCGGACGCAGGGCTTTGGCTCACATACCTGTAGCTCCCACCTGCTCACTTGACCAGCCCAGGGCAGCTGAGGGAAGTTACCTTACCTTTGTTGAACATCTCAGCCTCAGAGACCAGATTTACAAGGCTTACGGAGTTGACAGGGCCAGGCTTACTAGTGACAAACGCCTGCAGCAGCACTACCACGCAGCATATATAACAACGATGAAAATTTGGGTTTGAGGCCACGCCAAGGAGATGTGGACTCACTCCGGGGATATGTGACTTTAGTTTACAATTATAAAGAACGCAGATCAGGTGTTATGAGGTTACTTATTAATTCCCAAGAGTATCAGAAAGAGGAATCACTCTAGAATAGACTgtaggaggagaaaaaggaaatgccaCTTACATGGGAGGAGGGCCAGCAAGGGGAAGACATTTATGAAACCACTGCCCCCGAGCCTGATGAGTTAGGTCCACAGCTGGCtcctatgctaagttgcttcagttgtgtccgactctttgcgaccctgtgggcggtagctcaccaggctcctctgtccatgggattcaccaggcgcgaatactggagtaggttgccatttccttctccagggtatccttCCAACCAGGGAggaaccagcgtctcttatgtttcatgcattggcaggtgtgtctttaccactagcgccgtcTGGGAAGCCATAACTGGCTTCGATGAATTCAAATAAGTGCATGGAACCCTGACAATACCAAAGTGTCTCTATCTGAGAGTCTCCAACGCCAGGATTAGTTTACAAAAACAGTCTAAATTGGGGGCTTCTGTTCTTCTCTCTGGGACCTTTTGCTGCCCTTCAGAGCCTACAGAGAAGTAAACGGAAAGGAGGAGCGTAAGTAGGAAGCGCAGCAATCCCTCTCCGATATCAGGTAGTCATAACCAAAGGTATTAAAAGAAGGCGTACATATGAAAAGGCTGGTCCTTTCCTAGTAGTATGACTTAGGCAAGTTGCTTAATTTCTCTCAGTCTCCGTTTTATCAGGCATCGAAGAAACCCCTATTCAGGACCATTTCCCAATCCTCACGGCGGCGGGGGCGGAGTGACAGGGAAGTGGATAACCCGTCAGTTCCAGCAAGCGGAGGAGCCCGCCGAGGGACACGCCCCCTCCGCCCTCCACCCGCGGGCTCCGATTGGTCCCCTTCGAAGGGGGCGGGGCCCGACTCTGGGCTATGCTTGGGTCGGGCAGGCAGCCGCGCTCCCAACTCTCGTTGGGGTCAGCGTCATGGCGGGTTGTGCCTGCGGATTCGTGCGCGCAGTGCTCGCCTTTCTGCTGGCGCCCGCGCTGGTGACTCTACTGGTGGCACCGGCGCGAGGCCGGGGCGGCCGGGGCCACGGGGACTGGGACGCCGCcgagctgctgctgccgccgctgccgccCCGGGAGAATGCGGCGCTCGTGGCTCGCTTCGTGACGAACCTCTGTGACTGGGGCGCACTGGCCACCATCTCAACGCAGGAGGGGGTGCGCGGCCGGCCCTTTGCCGACGTCTTATCGCTCAGCGATGGGCCCCCGGGCAAGGGCAGCGGCGTGCCCTACTTCTACCTGAGCCCGCTGCAGCAGTCGGTGGGCGACCTGCAGGTGAGCCGGAGGGGCAGTGTGGCTTCGCGGGGCTGGAGCGCGAGCCTTTCGACTACCGCTTAAATTCTGCCTGGAAAGGAGAGCCGGCCTCGTAGAGATGAGTTTGAACTCAGCCCAAACCTCTGGATCTTCTCTCCTGCGCTGGCTAGGCGTGCATTGCAGCTTTCCAATTGTTGGGCAACTACATACCAAGAATTGCCCACACGTCCTTGTCACCGTGCCACGCACTTggggtgtattctttaccagcacCTGGAGGACTTCTCACCTGAGTCGTCTTGGGGCACGGTGTCTCATTAACtgggtttttattattaaaagttcTAGGCCTCAGGTGCACATCAGCCTCCCACGTAGGGAGCAGACCGGACTGGAGAACTAGGTCCTCACCCTTTGTCCACCTTTTGGGGCAGAGCCAAGTTAACACGTCTCCGGTGGATTTCCTCACCCTTTGTCCACCTTTTGGGGCAGAGCCAAGTTAACACGTCTCCGGTGGATTTCTGATGCGTCGAGTGGTATCACAACCTGGAAACTAGAGCTATGCTGAGTCCAGGGATGGAGCAAGATTTGGGGAAAGTTCCTTTTGACAAAAGATACCTAGATTTGAGGTTAACATTGTTTATGGGTGGTATTGAAAGAAACCTGTATTTGATGAGGCACTTGTGTGCCAGGATGACCTTTCCCTTCATCTTCCACTCATTCTGTCTTTTAATCACTCTTTGAGGTGGCTGTTACCACCCTGGTTCTGCAGATAAAGAATTTGCCCTAAGCCCAGTGGCCACACTGGAATTTCATGCCAGATTTGTTGCCTTCAAAACTCAAGTCATGAACTGGTGGTCCATGAGCTGAGTATGTCCCACAGATGGGTTTTCTTTGGCTCACGcagagttctgttttgtttttaataaatttg
Coding sequences within:
- the CREG1 gene encoding protein CREG1 isoform X3, with product MAGCACGFVRAVLAFLLAPALVTLLVAPARGRGGRGHGDWDAAELLLPPLPPRENAALVARFVTNLCDWGALATISTQEGVRGRPFADVLSLSDGPPGKGSGVPYFYLSPLQQSVGDLQENPYATLTMSLAETNFCRKYGFDPQSPLCAHIILSGTVIKVKQHMANLTSCVKFLRKFHVDLKHLLFFYGKFARRLASFLSLLACLQG
- the CREG1 gene encoding protein CREG1 isoform X2 — encoded protein: MAGCACGFVRAVLAFLLAPALVTLLVAPARGRGGRGHGDWDAAELLLPPLPPRENAALVARFVTNLCDWGALATISTQEGVRGRPFADVLSLSDGPPGKGSGVPYFYLSPLQQSVGDLQENPYATLTMSLAETNFCRKYGFDPQSPLCAHIILSGTVIKVSETEMDVAKNSLFIRHPEMKTWPSSHNWFFAKLNITNIWVLDYFGGPKIVTPAEYYNATSQ